A stretch of Allostreptomyces psammosilenae DNA encodes these proteins:
- a CDS encoding bifunctional aldolase/short-chain dehydrogenase, with translation MTPATHPAVAALLERSHRLGADPRNTNYAGGNTSAKGTDTDPVTGGEVELLWVKGSGGDLGTLTAAGLAALRLDRLRSLVNVYPGVEREDEMVAAFDYCLHGRGGAAPSIDTAMHGLVDAAHVDHLHPDSGIALATAADGEKLTAECFGDRVVWVPWRRPGFQLGLDIAAIKAANPQAIGCILGGHGITAWGDTAEECEARSLEIIRTAEAFIAERGRPEPFGPVIEGYQPLPEDERRARAAALAPVIRGLASTDRPQIGHFTDSDVVLDFVSRAEHPRLAALGTSCPDHFLRTKVRPLVLDVAPTAPLEEAVARLKELHTAYREEYAAYYQRHATEDSPAMRGADPAIVLVPGVGMFSFGKDKQTARVAGEFYVNAINVMRGAEAVSTYAPIDESEKFRIEYWALEEAKLQRMPKPKPLATRVALVTGAASGIGKAIAERLAAEGACVVVADLNAEAAQAVVDELGGADRAVAVVADVTSEEQIKDAFAAAALAFGGVDLVVNNAGLSISKPLLETTVKDWDLQHDVMARGSFLVSREAARVMIEQGLGGDIVYIASKNGVFAGPNNIAYGATKADQAHQVRLLAAELGEHGIRVNGINPDGVVRGSGIFAGGWGAKRAAVYGVPEEKLGEFYAQRTLLKREVLPEHVAAAVFALTGGDLTHTTGLHIPVDAGVAAAFLR, from the coding sequence ATGACTCCTGCGACCCACCCCGCGGTCGCCGCGCTGCTGGAGCGCTCGCACCGCCTGGGCGCCGATCCGCGCAACACCAACTACGCCGGCGGCAACACCTCCGCCAAGGGCACCGACACCGACCCGGTCACCGGCGGCGAGGTCGAGCTGCTGTGGGTGAAGGGCTCCGGCGGCGACCTCGGCACACTGACCGCCGCCGGCCTGGCCGCGCTCCGCCTGGACCGGCTGCGTTCGCTGGTCAACGTCTACCCCGGCGTCGAGCGCGAGGACGAGATGGTCGCCGCCTTCGACTACTGCCTGCACGGCCGGGGCGGGGCGGCTCCGTCCATCGACACCGCGATGCACGGGCTGGTCGACGCCGCGCACGTGGACCACCTGCACCCCGACTCCGGCATCGCTCTGGCCACCGCCGCCGACGGTGAGAAGCTGACCGCCGAGTGCTTCGGCGACCGGGTGGTCTGGGTGCCGTGGCGCCGCCCCGGCTTCCAGCTCGGCCTGGACATCGCCGCGATCAAGGCCGCCAACCCGCAGGCGATCGGCTGCATCCTGGGCGGCCACGGCATCACCGCCTGGGGCGACACGGCCGAGGAGTGCGAGGCGCGCTCCCTGGAGATCATCCGCACCGCCGAGGCGTTCATCGCCGAGCGGGGCCGGCCGGAGCCGTTCGGCCCGGTGATCGAGGGCTACCAGCCGCTGCCCGAGGACGAGCGCCGGGCCCGCGCCGCCGCCCTGGCCCCGGTCATCCGCGGCCTGGCCTCCACCGACCGCCCGCAGATCGGCCACTTCACCGACAGCGACGTCGTCCTGGACTTCGTCTCCCGCGCCGAGCACCCCCGGCTGGCCGCCCTGGGCACCTCCTGCCCGGACCACTTCCTGCGCACCAAGGTCCGCCCGCTGGTCCTGGACGTGGCGCCGACCGCCCCGCTGGAGGAGGCGGTGGCGCGGCTGAAGGAGCTGCACACGGCCTACCGCGAAGAGTACGCCGCCTACTACCAGCGGCACGCCACCGAGGACTCCCCCGCCATGCGCGGCGCCGACCCGGCGATCGTGCTGGTCCCGGGCGTGGGCATGTTCTCCTTCGGCAAGGACAAGCAGACCGCGCGGGTGGCCGGCGAGTTCTACGTCAACGCCATCAACGTGATGCGCGGCGCCGAAGCGGTCTCCACCTACGCCCCGATCGACGAGTCGGAGAAGTTCCGCATCGAGTACTGGGCGCTGGAGGAGGCCAAGCTCCAGCGGATGCCCAAGCCCAAGCCGCTGGCCACCCGGGTCGCGCTGGTCACCGGCGCCGCCTCCGGCATCGGCAAGGCCATCGCCGAGCGCCTGGCCGCCGAGGGCGCCTGCGTGGTCGTCGCCGACCTCAACGCCGAGGCCGCCCAGGCGGTCGTCGACGAGCTCGGCGGGGCGGACCGGGCCGTGGCGGTGGTCGCCGACGTCACCTCCGAGGAGCAGATCAAGGACGCCTTCGCCGCCGCCGCGCTCGCCTTCGGCGGCGTCGACCTGGTGGTCAACAACGCCGGCCTGTCCATCTCCAAGCCGCTGCTGGAGACCACGGTCAAGGACTGGGACCTCCAGCACGACGTGATGGCCCGCGGCTCCTTCCTGGTCTCCCGGGAAGCCGCGCGGGTGATGATCGAGCAGGGCCTGGGTGGCGACATCGTCTACATCGCCTCCAAGAACGGCGTCTTCGCCGGCCCCAACAACATCGCCTACGGCGCCACCAAGGCCGACCAGGCCCACCAGGTCCGCCTGCTGGCCGCCGAGCTCGGCGAGCACGGCATCCGGGTCAACGGCATCAACCCCGACGGCGTGGTCCGCGGCTCCGGCATCTTCGCCGGCGGCTGGGGCGCCAAGCGCGCCGCCGTCTACGGCGTGCCGGAGGAGAAGCTCGGCGAGTTCTACGCCCAGCGCACCCTGCTCAAGCGCGAGGTGCTGCCGGAGCACGTCGCGGCGGCGGTCTTCGCCCTCACCGGCGGCGACCTCACCCACACCACCGGGCTGCACATCCCGGTGGACGCCGGAGTCGCGGCGGCCTTCCTGCGCTGA
- the rhaI gene encoding L-rhamnose isomerase, translated as MSDPTAVKAALRAQQIETPSWAYGNSGTRFKVFAQPGVPRDPFEKLQDASQVHAFTGAAPSVALHIPWDKVDDYAALAAYAAERGVRIGAINSNVFQDDDYKLGSVTNPDPKVRRKATDHLLECVDIMDATGSKDLKLWFSDGTNYPGQDDIAARQDRLAEALREVYDRLGDDQRMLLEYKLFEPAFYTTDVPDWGTAYAHCLELGPKAQVVVDTGHHAPGTNIEFIVAFLLRAGKLGGFDFNSRFYADDDLMVGSADPFQLFRIMFEVHKNGGLKPETGVAFMLDQCHNIEAKIPGQIRSVMNVQEATAKALLVDQEALAAAQRSGDVLAANAVLMDAYNTDVRPLLAEVRAEAGIDPDPMAAYARSGWAEKIAAERVGGQQAGWGA; from the coding sequence ATGAGTGACCCGACCGCCGTCAAGGCCGCCCTGCGCGCCCAGCAGATCGAGACCCCCTCCTGGGCGTACGGCAACTCCGGGACCCGTTTCAAGGTCTTCGCCCAGCCCGGCGTCCCGCGCGACCCCTTCGAGAAGCTCCAGGACGCCTCCCAGGTGCACGCCTTCACCGGTGCCGCCCCGAGCGTCGCCCTGCACATCCCGTGGGACAAGGTGGACGACTACGCGGCCCTGGCCGCCTACGCCGCCGAGCGTGGTGTGCGGATCGGAGCGATCAACTCCAACGTCTTCCAGGACGACGACTACAAGCTCGGCAGCGTCACCAACCCGGACCCGAAGGTGCGCCGCAAGGCGACCGACCACCTGCTGGAGTGCGTCGACATCATGGACGCCACCGGCTCGAAGGACCTCAAGCTGTGGTTCTCCGACGGCACCAACTACCCCGGGCAGGACGACATCGCCGCCCGCCAGGACCGGCTGGCCGAGGCGCTGCGCGAGGTCTACGACCGGCTCGGCGACGACCAGCGGATGCTGCTGGAGTACAAGCTGTTCGAGCCGGCGTTCTACACCACCGACGTCCCGGACTGGGGCACCGCCTACGCGCACTGCCTGGAGCTCGGCCCGAAGGCGCAGGTGGTGGTGGACACCGGGCACCACGCCCCGGGCACCAACATCGAGTTCATCGTCGCCTTCCTGCTGCGCGCCGGGAAGCTCGGCGGCTTCGACTTCAACTCCCGCTTCTACGCCGACGACGACCTGATGGTCGGCTCCGCCGACCCGTTCCAGCTCTTCCGCATCATGTTCGAGGTGCACAAGAACGGCGGGCTGAAGCCGGAGACCGGCGTGGCGTTCATGCTCGACCAGTGCCACAACATCGAGGCGAAGATCCCCGGCCAGATCCGCTCGGTGATGAACGTCCAGGAGGCCACCGCCAAGGCGCTGCTGGTCGACCAGGAGGCCCTGGCCGCCGCCCAGCGCTCCGGTGACGTGCTCGCCGCCAACGCCGTGCTGATGGACGCCTACAACACCGACGTGCGCCCGCTGCTGGCCGAGGTGCGCGCCGAGGCCGGCATCGACCCCGACCCGATGGCCGCCTACGCCCGCTCCGGCTGGGCCGAGAAGATCGCCGCCGAGCGGGTCGGCGGGCAGCAGGCCGGCTGGGGCGCGTAA
- a CDS encoding L-rhamnose mutarotase — translation MQRVCFLLKVRADRLDEYREHHRAVWPEMQQALRETGWGNYTLFLREDGLLVGYLETEDFEAARAAMDATEVNARWQAVMGDFFESLDGARPDEAMRPLEEVFHLD, via the coding sequence GTGCAGCGCGTCTGCTTCCTGCTGAAGGTCCGTGCCGACCGCCTCGACGAGTACCGCGAGCACCACCGGGCGGTGTGGCCGGAGATGCAGCAGGCGCTGCGGGAGACCGGCTGGGGCAACTACACGCTCTTCCTGCGCGAGGACGGCCTGCTCGTCGGATACCTGGAGACCGAGGACTTCGAGGCCGCGCGCGCCGCCATGGACGCCACCGAGGTGAACGCCCGCTGGCAGGCCGTGATGGGCGACTTCTTCGAGTCCCTGGACGGCGCCCGCCCGGACGAGGCGATGCGCCCGCTGGAAGAGGTCTTCCACCTGGATTGA
- a CDS encoding LacI family DNA-binding transcriptional regulator, with amino-acid sequence MVGIKDVARRAGVSVGTVSNVINRPEAVSEETRSRVRAAIEQLGYVRSESARQLRAGRSRTVALLVLDMANPFFVDVARGAERAARAAGLGVMLCNSAESPSEEADYLGLFAEQRVRGVLVTPADTSGRNLAAFRRHGIPFVFVDRVVPSEEACSVSVDDVAGGTLAVRHLLAGGHRRVAYVSGPMHLTQCADRLAGARAAVAEAGLPPEALTVLETGRLNVAAGRDAGARLLGLADRPTAVFCANDLIALGVLQAMFTAGVRVPEDMSIVGYDDIEFAGAAAVPLTSVRQPAERIGSAAAELLIQETDPATTGHEHQRIVYQPELVVRTSSMGHTPSAVH; translated from the coding sequence ATGGTCGGTATCAAGGACGTGGCCCGGCGAGCGGGGGTCTCGGTCGGTACCGTCTCCAACGTCATCAACCGCCCCGAGGCCGTCTCCGAGGAGACCCGCAGCCGGGTGCGCGCCGCCATCGAGCAGCTCGGCTACGTCCGCAGCGAGTCCGCCCGCCAGCTCCGCGCCGGCCGCAGCCGCACGGTCGCCCTGCTGGTGCTGGACATGGCCAACCCCTTCTTCGTGGACGTGGCGCGCGGAGCCGAGCGGGCGGCCCGGGCGGCCGGGCTCGGCGTGATGCTCTGCAACAGCGCCGAGAGCCCCTCCGAGGAGGCCGACTACCTCGGCCTCTTCGCCGAGCAGCGGGTGCGCGGGGTGCTGGTCACGCCCGCCGACACCAGCGGCCGCAACCTGGCGGCCTTCCGCCGGCACGGCATCCCGTTCGTCTTCGTCGACCGGGTGGTGCCCAGCGAGGAGGCCTGCTCGGTCTCCGTCGACGACGTCGCCGGCGGCACCCTGGCCGTGCGCCACCTGCTGGCCGGCGGGCACCGCCGCGTCGCCTACGTCAGCGGCCCGATGCACCTCACCCAGTGTGCCGACCGCCTCGCCGGCGCCCGGGCGGCCGTCGCCGAGGCCGGCCTCCCCCCCGAGGCGCTGACCGTGCTGGAGACCGGCCGGCTCAACGTGGCGGCCGGACGCGACGCCGGCGCCCGACTGCTCGGCCTGGCCGACCGGCCCACCGCCGTCTTCTGCGCCAACGACCTGATCGCCCTCGGCGTCCTCCAGGCGATGTTCACCGCTGGGGTGCGGGTCCCGGAGGACATGTCCATCGTCGGCTACGACGACATCGAGTTCGCCGGGGCGGCGGCCGTGCCGCTCACCTCCGTCCGCCAGCCCGCCGAACGCATCGGCTCCGCCGCCGCCGAACTCCTCATCCAGGAGACCGACCCGGCGACCACCGGCCACGAGCACCAGCGCATCGTCTACCAGCCCGAACTGGTCGTGCGCACCTCCAGCATGGGGCACACCCCCAGCGCCGTGCACTGA
- a CDS encoding endonuclease/exonuclease/phosphatase family protein: MSGTPFSRRTGIRLATAAALTLPAAGLAGTARAAEAPSEDDTALRVMSFNLRYAAQTSPNSWADRRPVMRELLRRELPELLGTQEGLYAQLRDIAADLPPYYDWLGTGREGGSRGEFMAVYYDTRRLTPLEYDHFWLSDDPYRIGSRSWGNTVVRMVTWIRFHDSRTGRELYLLNTHLDHQSQNSRERSASLVTERLAALRAGVPRVVTGDFNARAHANPVYDIMLRGGLVDTWETAATRGQVYATFHGYQPLRPVDERIDWILTSDEVRTRRADINTFSRHGQFPSDHLPVQAVLEL, from the coding sequence ATGTCCGGAACCCCGTTCAGCCGCCGCACCGGCATCCGCCTCGCCACCGCCGCCGCCCTCACCCTCCCCGCCGCCGGCCTCGCCGGCACCGCGCGGGCCGCCGAGGCGCCGTCCGAGGACGACACCGCACTGCGGGTGATGTCCTTCAACCTGCGCTACGCCGCGCAGACCTCCCCCAACTCCTGGGCCGACCGCCGCCCCGTCATGCGGGAACTCCTGCGCCGCGAACTCCCCGAACTGCTCGGCACCCAGGAGGGGCTGTACGCCCAGCTGCGGGACATCGCCGCCGACCTGCCGCCCTACTACGACTGGTTGGGCACCGGCCGGGAGGGCGGCAGCCGCGGGGAGTTCATGGCCGTCTACTACGACACCCGCCGCCTCACCCCGCTGGAGTACGACCACTTCTGGCTCTCCGACGACCCCTACCGGATCGGCTCCCGCTCCTGGGGCAACACCGTCGTCCGGATGGTCACCTGGATCCGCTTCCACGACTCGCGCACCGGGCGCGAGCTGTACCTGCTCAACACCCACCTGGACCACCAGAGCCAGAACTCCCGTGAGCGCTCCGCGAGCCTGGTCACCGAGCGGCTGGCCGCCCTGCGCGCCGGCGTCCCGCGCGTGGTCACCGGCGACTTCAACGCCCGGGCGCACGCCAACCCGGTCTACGACATCATGCTGCGCGGCGGCCTGGTCGACACCTGGGAGACCGCCGCCACCCGCGGCCAGGTGTACGCCACCTTCCACGGCTACCAGCCGCTGCGCCCCGTGGACGAGCGCATCGACTGGATCCTCACCTCTGACGAGGTGCGCACCCGCCGCGCCGACATCAACACCTTCTCCCGGCACGGCCAGTTCCCCAGCGACCACCTCCCGGTGCAGGCCGTCCTGGAGCTGTGA
- a CDS encoding VOC family protein produces MFANSRAFSSFSVDDVPRAREFYRQTLGLRVSEDQEVLRLHLAGDRDVLVYPKENHTPASFTVLNFPVDDVEGAVDELVRRGVRMERYEGFPADDKGIVRVEGGPTIAWFTDPAGNVLSVLQE; encoded by the coding sequence ATGTTCGCGAACAGCAGGGCGTTCAGCAGCTTCTCGGTCGACGACGTGCCCAGGGCCAGGGAGTTCTACCGGCAGACACTGGGCCTGCGGGTCTCCGAGGACCAGGAGGTGCTGCGGCTGCACCTCGCCGGCGACCGGGACGTCCTGGTCTACCCCAAGGAGAACCACACCCCCGCGTCGTTCACCGTGCTCAACTTCCCGGTGGACGACGTCGAGGGCGCGGTGGACGAACTGGTCCGGCGCGGCGTTCGGATGGAGCGCTACGAGGGCTTCCCGGCCGACGACAAGGGCATCGTCCGCGTGGAGGGCGGCCCGACCATCGCCTGGTTCACCGACCCGGCCGGCAACGTGCTCTCCGTCCTCCAGGAGTGA
- a CDS encoding succinate dehydrogenase/fumarate reductase iron-sulfur subunit — protein MRLTLRIWRQAGPEARGDMVTYEVPDASEDMSFLELLDVLNERLIAAGEEPVAFDHDCREGICGACGMVINGVAHGPQRATTTCQLHLRQFSDGDVIDVEPWRAAAFPVVRDLVVDRSALDRIVQAGGYVTVPTGSAPEAHSVPVPKAAADEAFDAATCIGCGACVAACPNGSAMLFTAAKTTHLGLLPQGAVEQDRRVPAMVAAHDAEGFGGCSNTGECTAVCPKGIPLGAIGRLNADLLGALRRTRGTGRD, from the coding sequence GTGAGACTGACCCTGCGCATCTGGCGCCAGGCCGGGCCCGAGGCCCGGGGCGACATGGTGACCTACGAGGTGCCGGACGCCAGCGAGGACATGTCCTTCCTGGAACTGCTGGACGTCCTCAACGAGCGGCTGATCGCGGCCGGCGAGGAGCCGGTGGCCTTCGACCACGACTGCCGGGAGGGCATCTGCGGGGCCTGCGGCATGGTGATCAACGGCGTGGCGCACGGTCCGCAGCGCGCCACCACCACCTGCCAGCTGCACCTGCGGCAGTTCTCCGACGGCGATGTGATCGACGTCGAGCCGTGGCGGGCGGCGGCCTTCCCGGTGGTGCGCGACCTGGTGGTGGACCGCTCCGCGCTGGACCGGATCGTGCAGGCCGGCGGCTACGTCACCGTGCCGACCGGCAGCGCCCCGGAGGCCCACTCGGTGCCGGTGCCGAAGGCGGCGGCGGACGAGGCGTTCGACGCGGCCACCTGCATCGGCTGCGGGGCGTGCGTCGCGGCCTGCCCGAACGGCTCGGCGATGCTCTTCACCGCGGCCAAGACCACCCACCTGGGGCTGCTGCCGCAGGGCGCCGTGGAGCAGGACCGGCGGGTGCCGGCCATGGTGGCCGCACACGACGCCGAGGGCTTCGGCGGCTGCTCCAACACCGGCGAGTGCACCGCGGTCTGCCCGAAGGGCATCCCGCTGGGCGCCATCGGCAGGCTCAACGCCGACCTGCTGGGCGCGCTGCGCCGCACCCGCGGAACCGGCCGGGACTGA
- a CDS encoding fumarate reductase/succinate dehydrogenase flavoprotein subunit, translating to MSTPSNTSTTRRDTAGQGTAGAPGGYTVGAPLTDTAAPDGPLETRWERRRLAARLINPANRRRLPVIVVGTGLAGASAAATLAELGHPVLSFCYQDSPRRAHSIAAQGGINAAKNYRGDGDSVRRLFLDTVKGGDFRSRESNVHRLAEVSTQIIDQCVAQGVPFARDYGGLLDTRSFGGAQVSRTFYARGQTGQQLLLGAYQAMSRQVAAGRVVTHPRTEMLDLVVHEGRARGVVVRDLVTGEVRTHLAEAVVLATGGYGNVYHLSTNARGCNATAIWRAHRRGALFANPCFTQIHPTCIPVSGEHQSKLTLMSESLRNDGRVWVPLRKGDTRAPGDIPEAERDYYLERMYPSFGNLVPRDIASRAAKRVCDEGRGVGPGGLGVYLDFAGAIARLGRRAVEEKYGNLFEMYQRITGEDPYRVPMRIYPAIHYTMGGLWVDYDLQSTIPGLFVIGEANFSDHGANRLGASALMQGLADGYFVLPTTLTHYLAAGPFEPVAADAPAVVEAEAAVRARLERLLGNDGSRSAESFHRELGRLLWDACGMERDEAGLRAALERIPELREEFWRDVRVPGSGEALNQALEKAGRVADFLELAELMCLDALHRAESCGGHFRVESQSEDGEALRHDEYFSYVAAWEFTGVGAPPVLHREALAYETVTPSRRSYA from the coding sequence ATGAGTACCCCTTCGAACACCTCCACCACGCGCCGGGACACGGCGGGCCAGGGCACCGCGGGCGCCCCCGGCGGCTACACCGTCGGCGCCCCGCTGACCGACACCGCCGCCCCCGACGGCCCGCTGGAGACCCGCTGGGAGCGGCGCCGGCTGGCCGCCCGGCTGATCAACCCGGCCAACCGGCGCCGGCTCCCGGTGATCGTGGTCGGCACCGGGCTCGCCGGCGCCTCGGCCGCGGCCACCCTCGCCGAGCTGGGCCACCCGGTGCTCTCCTTCTGCTACCAGGACAGCCCGCGCCGGGCGCACAGCATCGCCGCCCAGGGCGGCATCAACGCGGCGAAGAACTACCGGGGCGACGGCGACAGCGTGCGCCGGCTCTTCCTGGACACCGTCAAGGGCGGCGACTTCCGCTCCCGGGAGTCCAACGTGCACCGGCTCGCCGAGGTCTCCACCCAGATCATCGACCAGTGCGTCGCCCAGGGCGTGCCCTTCGCCCGGGACTACGGCGGCCTGCTGGACACCCGCTCCTTCGGCGGCGCGCAGGTCTCCCGCACCTTCTACGCCCGCGGCCAGACCGGGCAGCAGCTGCTGCTCGGCGCCTACCAGGCGATGTCCCGCCAGGTCGCCGCCGGGCGGGTGGTGACGCATCCGCGCACCGAGATGCTCGACCTGGTGGTGCACGAGGGCCGGGCCCGGGGCGTCGTCGTGCGCGACCTGGTCACCGGCGAGGTGCGCACCCACCTCGCGGAGGCCGTGGTGCTGGCCACCGGCGGCTACGGCAACGTCTACCACCTGTCCACCAACGCCCGCGGCTGCAACGCCACCGCGATCTGGCGGGCGCACCGGCGCGGCGCGCTCTTCGCCAACCCCTGCTTCACCCAGATCCACCCCACCTGCATCCCGGTCAGCGGCGAGCACCAGTCGAAGCTGACCCTGATGAGCGAGTCGCTGCGCAACGACGGCCGCGTCTGGGTGCCGCTGCGCAAGGGCGACACCCGCGCCCCGGGCGACATCCCCGAGGCCGAACGGGACTACTACCTGGAGCGGATGTACCCCTCCTTCGGCAACCTGGTGCCCCGGGACATCGCCTCCCGGGCCGCCAAGCGGGTGTGCGACGAGGGGCGGGGCGTCGGCCCCGGCGGGCTCGGGGTGTACCTGGACTTCGCGGGCGCCATCGCCCGGCTCGGCCGGCGCGCCGTCGAGGAGAAGTACGGCAACCTGTTCGAGATGTACCAGCGGATCACCGGCGAGGACCCCTACCGGGTGCCGATGCGGATCTACCCGGCGATCCACTACACCATGGGCGGCCTGTGGGTGGACTACGACCTCCAGTCCACCATCCCCGGCCTGTTCGTGATCGGCGAGGCCAACTTCTCCGACCACGGCGCCAACCGGCTGGGCGCCAGCGCGCTGATGCAGGGACTGGCCGACGGCTACTTCGTGCTGCCGACCACCCTCACCCACTACCTGGCCGCGGGCCCGTTCGAGCCGGTGGCGGCGGACGCGCCGGCCGTCGTGGAGGCCGAGGCCGCCGTGCGCGCCCGGCTGGAGCGCCTGCTGGGCAACGACGGCAGCCGCAGCGCCGAGTCGTTCCACCGGGAGCTGGGCCGGCTGCTGTGGGACGCCTGCGGCATGGAGCGCGACGAGGCGGGGCTGCGCGCCGCCCTGGAGCGCATCCCCGAGCTGCGCGAGGAGTTCTGGCGCGACGTCCGGGTGCCGGGCAGCGGCGAGGCGCTCAACCAGGCGCTGGAGAAGGCCGGGCGGGTCGCCGACTTCCTGGAGCTGGCCGAGCTGATGTGCCTGGACGCGCTGCACCGCGCCGAGTCCTGCGGCGGCCACTTCCGGGTGGAGAGCCAGTCCGAGGACGGCGAGGCGCTCCGCCACGACGAGTACTTCTCCTACGTCGCCGCCTGGGAGTTCACCGGCGTCGGCGCCCCGCCGGTGCTGCACCGGGAGGCGCTCGCCTACGAGACAGTCACCCCGAGCCGACGGAGTTACGCGTGA
- a CDS encoding succinate dehydrogenase cytochrome b subunit has product MTTTTPRPATQAEQGTTAPRALPRWYRSTVFLKTVMAVTGVMLLLFLTAHMIGNLEVFRGEESFDGYAHWLREIGEPILGHSWFLWILRVVLLAAVLLHIGTATALARRARRARPVRYAHRPPVQGTYAARTMRWGGVIIALFVVYHILDLTAGVLNPVGAPGRPYTNVTADFQLWYVTAVYTVAVLVLGLHLRHGVWSATRTLGRHRPGLERVTSVAATAYAVVMTVGFLSVPFAVAVGWVE; this is encoded by the coding sequence GTGACGACGACCACCCCGCGCCCCGCCACGCAGGCCGAGCAGGGAACGACAGCGCCCCGGGCGCTCCCCCGGTGGTACCGGTCCACGGTCTTCCTGAAGACCGTGATGGCGGTCACCGGTGTCATGCTCCTGCTCTTCCTGACCGCCCACATGATCGGCAACCTGGAGGTCTTCCGCGGCGAGGAGTCCTTCGACGGGTACGCGCACTGGCTGCGCGAGATCGGCGAGCCGATCCTCGGCCACTCCTGGTTCCTGTGGATCCTGCGGGTGGTGCTGCTGGCCGCCGTGCTGCTGCACATCGGGACGGCCACCGCGCTGGCCCGCCGCGCCCGCCGGGCGCGCCCGGTGCGCTACGCCCACCGGCCCCCGGTGCAGGGCACCTACGCGGCCCGCACCATGCGCTGGGGCGGCGTGATCATCGCCCTCTTCGTCGTCTACCACATCCTCGACCTGACCGCCGGGGTGCTCAACCCGGTCGGCGCGCCGGGACGGCCGTACACCAACGTGACCGCGGACTTCCAGCTCTGGTACGTCACCGCCGTGTACACCGTCGCCGTCCTGGTGCTCGGCCTGCACCTGCGGCACGGGGTGTGGAGCGCGACGCGCACGCTGGGCCGCCACCGTCCCGGCCTGGAGCGCGTGACGTCGGTGGCGGCCACGGCCTACGCCGTGGTGATGACGGTCGGTTTCCTCTCGGTGCCGTTCGCGGTGGCCGTGGGCTGGGTCGAATGA
- a CDS encoding LysR family transcriptional regulator, producing MQFQQLVYFVAVAETRHFTRAAERAHVAQPSLSKQIRALERELGAELFTRARGNIDLTPAGERLLPLARRILADADTARLEVAELVGLRSGRVRVGATPSLSTSVLPEVLLRFHTAYPGIRLVVSENGSRDLLRLLLRGALDLALVVVPPQGTDPALATEPLLREELVLATSAATAPPTRGGALPVARLRTMPLVMFRDGYDVREAVLRACRGNGFEPAFAVEGGEMDAVLRLVEAGLGPAVVPSMVLAGVPGLRATRLVRPGLTRTIALAHRTDAALTHAARALRTVLLESLADAGPLPSGVERLAARP from the coding sequence GTGCAGTTCCAGCAGTTGGTGTACTTCGTGGCCGTCGCGGAGACCCGCCACTTCACCCGCGCCGCCGAGCGCGCGCACGTCGCCCAGCCCTCGCTGAGCAAGCAGATCCGGGCGCTGGAGCGGGAGCTGGGGGCGGAGCTGTTCACCCGGGCGCGGGGCAACATCGACCTGACCCCGGCCGGGGAGCGGCTGCTGCCGCTGGCCCGCCGCATCCTGGCCGACGCCGACACCGCCCGGCTGGAGGTCGCCGAGCTGGTGGGCCTGCGCTCCGGCCGGGTCCGGGTGGGCGCGACGCCCAGCCTGTCCACCTCCGTGCTGCCGGAGGTGCTGCTGCGCTTCCACACCGCCTACCCCGGCATCCGGCTGGTCGTCTCCGAGAACGGCTCCCGCGACCTGCTGCGGCTGCTGCTGCGCGGCGCGCTCGACCTGGCGCTGGTGGTGGTGCCGCCGCAGGGCACCGACCCGGCCCTGGCCACCGAGCCGCTGCTGCGCGAGGAGCTGGTGCTGGCCACCTCCGCGGCGACGGCGCCGCCCACCCGGGGCGGCGCGCTCCCGGTGGCGCGGTTGCGGACCATGCCGCTGGTGATGTTCCGGGACGGCTACGACGTGCGCGAGGCGGTGCTGCGCGCCTGCCGGGGCAACGGCTTCGAGCCGGCGTTCGCCGTGGAGGGCGGGGAGATGGACGCGGTGCTGCGGCTGGTGGAGGCCGGACTCGGCCCGGCGGTGGTGCCCAGCATGGTGCTGGCCGGGGTACCCGGCCTGCGGGCCACCCGGCTGGTCCGGCCCGGACTGACCCGGACCATCGCCCTGGCGCACCGCACCGACGCCGCCCTCACCCACGCGGCCCGGGCGCTGCGCACCGTGCTGCTGGAGTCGCTGGCGGACGCCGGGCCGCTGCCGTCAGGCGTGGAGCGACTCGCCGCGCGACCATGA